AAGGTCAGGTAATTGGTATGAACACATTGATTTTCACCGCTGGAGGAAACACGGGCAGTATTGGACTCGGTTTTGCAATTCCAATAAATAAAGTGAAAAGAATAGTGGAGGAACTTAAGGAAAAAGGAAGCATCGACAGAAATTTCGAGATCGGGATGAGAATACAAACCATTGATGAAGGAATTGCACAATACTATCATCTTAAAAGTGTAAAGGGAGTTATTGTAACTAAAGTTTATCCTAATACTCCTGCAGAAAAGGGTGGAATTGAAGTCGGTGACATCATACTCGAAGTTGAGGGATATAAAATTAATAATGAGAATACAATCTTCAGTGTCTTTCATGAATTCAGGGCTGGACAAACAGTCACGCTTAAAATAATTAGAGATGAAGAAGAATTATCTAAAAAAATGAAATTGGTAAAAGGATGATAAGCCGATACACTCTGCCCGAAATGGGCAAAATATGGGAAGAAGAATTTAAATTTTCCACCTGGTTGAAAATTGAAATTCTTGCCTGCGAAGCAAGAAAAGAAATGGGTGAAGTACCCGAAGAAGATTTGAAGATAATTAAGGAAAAAGCAGCATTCGATGTAAAAAAAATTTTAGAGATTGAAGAAACAACAAAACACGACGTCATCGCTTTCTTAACTAATGTTGCTGAGTATGTTGGACCTGCATCCCGGCATATTCACTATGGAATGACTTCATCGGATATTTTAGATACTACCCTCGCCTACCAAATGAAATCTTCAGGTGAAATAATCCTGGACCAGATGCTTCAATTGAAAAATACATTAAAGACACGAGCAATCGAACATAAAAATACAATATGTATCGGCAGATCTCACGGTATACATGCGGAACCTACAACAATGGGTCTCAAATTTGCTCTTTGGTACGAAGAAACAAAAAGAAATATTAAAAGACTTCAAAACGCAATTGACACTATCCGCGTTGGACAGATTTCCGGAGCTGTTGGAACTTTCGAACATCTTTCCCCAAAAGTAGAGGAATTTGTTTGTAACAAAATGGGCTTGAAACCGGCAAGTGTTTCCACACAGGTAATTCAACGAGACAGACACGCGGAGTTTATGAACACACTTGCGGTTATTGGTGCAACTCTTGAAAAAATTTCTATCGAGATAAGACATCTGCAAAGAACAGAAGTACTTGAGGCTGAAGAATATTTTTCCAAAGGTCAAAAGGGTTCATCTGCAATGCCGCATAAACGAAATCCAGTAATCAGTGAACGGATCACTGGTCTCGCAAGAGTGCTTCGTGCAAATGCAATTGCTGCACTGGAAAATGTTGCACTCTGGCATGAACGCGACATTTCTCATTCATCTGTTGAAAGAATTATTATTCCGGATAGCTGCATCGCTCTCAACTATATGCTCGATCTGATGATAAAGCTGATTAAAAATCTACTCATTTATCATGAGAATATGATTAGAAATCTTAACCTCACAAGAGGATTGGTTTACTCTCAAACCGTATTGCTCAAGTTGATTGATAAAGGAATAACAAGAGAGAACGCTTACCGAATTGTTCAAAGTGCAGCAATGGATGTTTGGGCAAATAAGGATAAATTTCTTAAAGATGAATTATTAAAATCAAAAGAAGTAATGAATTACATATCCGAAAAAGAGCTTAATGATATTTTTAATCCGGATAAGATTTTGAAAAACGTCGATTATATTTTCCAAAGAAGCATATACTCTGAGGATTAGTCTGATATCATACCAAACAATGCTTATCGCAGGTAAAATTCACTACTTAAATTTGCATTGTTAATTTAACCATCAGTTACTAATTACCACTTGAATTAAGTAATCTAATTAATGAACAATAAAATAATAATAGCTATGAAGTTTTTTCCAATAATCATCCTGATAATAATTGCAGCTAATTTTTTCCTTGCTGAATCCAAGAAAAGTGATGCTACCGAAGAGCAGTATTCAGATACACTCCGTGTTGTTGAGCCAAAAAATCATTTCGTGCTTGAAAATCAGCTTGTTACAACAATGCTGTCAAGATATCATTTCAAGGATTTTACTATTGATGATTCCCTATCATCAATAATTTTTGATAAATATTTGAAAACACTGGATAACAGTAAAGTTTACTTTTATGAATCTGATATCAGTACGTTTGAAAAGGACAGATATTCATTTGATGATTACATCCTGAAAGGTGATATTCAACCATTCTTTGACATCTTCAATGTTTATGAAGAAAGAATGCTAGAGCGCATGGATTATGTAGATACAGTGCTTGCTAAAGGATTCAATTTCACTGAAAATGACTCAGCAGAAATAAACAGGGAAAACTCCAGCTGGGCTTCATCTAACGAGGAAATGAATGCTCTATGGGAAGGTAGAGTCAAGAATGATGCCCTGGCATTGCACCTTGCCGGAAGGACTGATGAGGAGATTAAAACAAATCTTAAAAAAAGATATGATAATTTCACAAGGGCGTTGTACCAGTACAACAGCGAAGATGTATTTCAGATTGCAATGGATGCATACACAAGCTCAATTGATCCGCATACAAATTATCTGTCACCTGTAACCTCCGAAAATTTTAAGATCGATATGAGCCTTTCGCTCGAAGGAATTGGTGCAAGATTGATGAGCGAGGACGGATACACAAAAGTGGTTGAAGTAATTCCCGGAGGTCCGGCGTTCAAGTCAAAAGAAATTGAAGTTGATGACAGAATTATTGCCGTTGCACAAGGTGACACCGGACAATTTGTTGATGTGATTGGCTGGCGAATCACCGAAGTTGTAAAGCTCATTCGAGGACCGAAAGAGACTAGAGTTAGATTACAAATTCTCAGAGCCAAAAATGGAGTTGATGCAAAACCTGAAGAAATAAGTTTAGTAAGAGAAAAAGTGAAGCTGGAAGATCAGGCTGCAAAGAAAAAAATTATTGAAGTTGAAAATAACGGATTGGCATATCGAATTGGTGTCATTACCATACCTAATTTTTACACAGACTTTGATGGCAGCAGGAAAGGAGAACAAAACTCAAAAAGTACTGTTGTAGATGTCAAAAAACTTTTAGAGGAACTAAATCAGGAAAAAGTCGATGGAGTTGTCATAGATCTTAGAAATAATGGCGGTGGCGCTCTGTCTGAAGCAATTGACGTTACCGGTTTATTTATAGAAAATGGTCCTGTTGTACAGGTTAAAAATGCTGATGGTATGATTGAAGTCGGAGAAGATATTGATCCATCTTTGATTTATAGCGGACCGCTTGCTGTAATGGTAAACAGATTTAGTGCATCAGCATCAGAAATATTTGCAGCTGCAATACAGGATTACCAGCGAGGAATTGTGGTTGGAGAACAAACTTACGGAAAAGGTACAGTGCAAAACCTGATAAATCTAAATCAAGTATCTAGAAATGCTAGCAATAAATTCGGACAATTAAAACTTACGATTGCTAAGTATTACCGGATAAATGGTGGAAGCACTCAAAATCTCGGCGTTGTTCCAGACATCTCATTTCCCTCTTACATCGATCCGCAGGAGTTTGGCGAAAGTTCTCAGACTTCAGCTTTACCGTGGGATCAAATTGATGCCACCGACTATACATTATTCAGCAGCCTGGATAAATATATTCCGAAGCTGAAAGAAGAATCCGAAAATCGTAGAGCAGATGACATTGAATTCCAGTTTCTTCAAGAAGACATAGATAAATACAATGTGAATAAAAATCAGAAATATATTTCATTGAATGAGGAAGTAAGAAAGAAAAAGAAAGACGCCGAAGAAGAATTAGAATTTCAGCGGGAAAATGAGAGACGTCAGAAGAAAGGATTAAAGCTTTTGGAAAAAGGTGAGGTGCCAGAGAAAAAAGATGAAGATAATGATATATTTCTTACCGAAACAGCTATGATATTAACTGATATGATTGATCTCTCGAATGGACTAACGCAAGTGCGTTAACTGCACAGATGTTTTAGCAATTTTTCTTCAGCAATCGGGAACATAGTTTCATTAAAGGGAAAATCAATTTCCGACTGAATCATAAATGCGACTGGTTCGTGCATTTCTTTGGAATAAGTTATAAAGTTCAGCATTATATCATTAACCGAATCACCAACCGAAGAAAATGGAATTGAACGCACCAGATTTGAAGTTATCCGCTGATATAAATTCTCCTGTGTCCAATCCCAGATAATTTCATAAAGATAGATATTTAATAAACTATTTTTATTATCAGGAAGACTGTAATATCCTTTCCCATGATAATTCTTTTCTACTCTTGATATACGATTGATAACAAGATTTTCTTCAACGAAATTTTTGATGATTCTTCCCTCTTCGAGTACTGGTCTGTTCAGTTGCAGTGCCCAATCAATAAAATTAAGCAGTTTGTCTAACTGGTGACCAACCTGATGAGCCTTTTCATACACTACAACTCGTTCATTTATTTTCCTTCCCCTTATTTCATTATCAAACCAAAGCTTGCACTCAATATTTTCTCGCAAAAGATCCTCTAAAGCCAGATTGAGCTGTATGGATTCTTCAATGGAAGGAAATAATTTATTCTTATTGAAATTCAATGACCACTCTTTTACTTTGATAAGTAGTTTATATTGGTTGGATTCCCAATCAGAGCCGCAGGAAGTCAGTTTTTTTAGATCGAGAGTAGTCATTTTGCTTTCAGTATTTTTTTAATGTCACTTTTAGTTATGATTTATACTAAAAGCCTGCCAAAGGATTTGCAGAGTCGTTGATGTCGAGTCTTTATTGAATTGATACAATCCTAAGAAAGAATTGCAGATCGTTCCAAATTATTCAGGTAAAATTTCCTGAAAATATCTCGTATTGATATAAAGAATGAAGCGGTAAAATTTGGATAACATTATTACATAAAAAAAGGAACGGAAAAAAATTCCCGTTCCTTACAAAAATACCACGAGGGTAAAAAATTAGATATCGAATTTTATTCCCTGCGCCAAAGGCAGTTTAGATCCAAAGTTAATTGTATTTGTTTGCCTTCTCATATATGCTTTCCACGAATCCGAACCTGATTCTCTTCCACCGCCTGTTTCTTTTTCACCACCAAATGCACCGCCAATTTCAGCGCCTGATGTTCCAATATTCACATTAGCGATACCGCAATCTGATCCAGCACAGGAGAGAAATCTTTCGGCTTCTTTCAAGTTGTTGGTAAATATGGAAGATGACAATCCCTGAACTACACCGTTTTGCAATGCGATAGCTTCGTCAATATCTTTTTTGTATTTCATTATATAAAGTATCGGTGCGAAAGTTTCTTCCTGAACGATTTCATAATGATTTTGAGCTTCGACAATTGCAGGAGAAACGTAGCAGCCTGACTCATAACCTTTTCCGCTGAGAACGTTACCGCCAAATATCACTTTACCACCTTCCTTCTTCACACGTTTCAAAGCATTAGTAAAATCATTCACAGCATTTTTATCAATAAGTGGTCCCATATGATTTTTCTGATTTAAAGGATCGCCGATATTCAGACTTTTATAAGCTTTAAGCAATGAATCTTTAACTTTATTATAGATTGATTCGTGAATTATTAATCTTCGTGTAGAAGTGCATCTTTGACCTGCTGTTCCAACTGCACCGAATACAACTGCTGGAATGGCTATTTTCAGATCTGCATCGGGAGTGATGATGATAGCATTATTTCCTCCCAATTCGAGAATTGTTTTTCCGAATCTTGCAGAAACGACTTCAGCAGCATGCTTCCCAACTCTTGTTGAACCGGTTACTGAAACCATTGCAACCCGTTTATCATTTAAAATTCTTTCACCAACAGTAGAACCTTTACCAACAATCAGTGTAAAAATTCCTTCAGGCAGATTGTTCTCTTTCAGAACTTTTGCAATAATATTTTGTGTTGCGATTGCGCTTAGCGGCACTTTCGATGAAGGTTTCCAGATATTTACATCACCGCATACTGCAGCAAGCATCGCGTTCCAGGAATAAACAGCAACTGGAAAATTAAAAGCAGAAATAGTACAAACAATTCCAAGAGGATGGTATTGATCATACATCCGGTGCATTGGTCTTTCTGATTGCATCGTAAATCCATAAAGCTGTCTTGACTGTCCAACTGCGAAATCGCAAATGTCAATCATCTCCTGAACTTCGCCCAAACCTTCCTGGAGAGATTTTCCCATTTCATAAGAAACAAGTTTCCCGAGTGGTTCTTTGTATTCTCTGAGCTTTAATCCTATCTGACGCACTATTTCTCCTCTAGCAGGTGCTGGCATTTCACGCCAGAAAAGAAATGCTTCTTCCATACTCTTGATTATTTTTTCATAATCCTTCTCTGATCCCTGGTAGACAGATGCGATATACTTTCCATCAACCGGTGAATGAATTTTCAATTCACCTTCGGATTTTGTCTGCATCCACTTTTGCCCTGTTGATGCGCCGAAATTTGTTTTACTTATACCTAAATTTTTTAAGAATTCCATATTGACCCCGATTAGTTTTATTAATTTGAATTTAGTTTATTTATTATTGACTGCAATGTTATCTTTTTCCTTTTATCCTCAATGTCCACCTGAACTTCCGCAAATAAATCAAGAAAGTATGAATTCAACTTTTCCGGTAAGCTATTTTTTTTAATAGATTCCCTTCTCACATCAAGATGAAATGCTTTTCTGTCTTCTATTGCACAATAGATTTCCTGCAGATGAATTTCGGAAGGTGATTTCTTTAATCTAAAACCACCGGTAGTACCAGAATTACTTTCGACTATACCATTCTTTGTTAGCATCGAGAGAATTCTTCGAAGCTTCGAAGAATTAATTCCTATTACTTCAGCAATCTCGGCGCTTGAAACTGGATTTGGACTAACTTGCTCTAAATAGCAAAGTGCTTTGACGGAGGTTGATAATTTTGTGGAAGCAGACATAATTTTTTAATTTGTTACTGTAAGTGTAACAAATTGTAAGTGAAATTCAAAATTACTTTTAGAAATCATTCAATTGTTGCATTAAAGCGAATTTATTTATGAATCAATATCGATATTAAAGATTGAATATACTCTTTGGTTTTCCTATTTTTGCATCAGTGAATTTTACTATGAAAATATCATTTTTACATACAATCCTTACATTATTCTCTTTAAGGCATAGAAGCTATTTTGCTTCAGCTTACGAATCCGTTTTTTAATTCACTCCTCTGCTACTCAAACGGGAATAGATTCCCGTTGCACAATTCTTGCAAATATTTTTTTACATTTTAAAGTTTTAAGGTGATTATATGATTACAGAAACTATTAACCCCGCTGAAAGAGTAAGAGAAGTTATCAGTAAATACATGCTGGCTGATGGTTTTCATCTCGTACTGGATTTAAAGAACAGCTACAGAAATAAAATTGTTGACGAAAGGAACGGTGACGAGTACATAGATTTCTTTACTTTCTTTGCGTCCAATCCATTGGGAATGAACCATGCAAAACTTAATTCTATGGAAGTAAGAGATTTACTAGGCTATGCTGCAGTAAACCGTCCCTCAAATTCTGATATTTACACTACATTGATGGCAGATTTTGTTGATACTTTCGGGAAAATTGCAAAACCGGATTATATGAAACATCTGTTCTTTATTGATGGCGGTGCTCTTGCAGTAGAGAATGGATTAAAAGCAGCTTTTGATTGGAAGGTTAGAAAGAATTTTAAAAAAGGTTATAAGGAAGAGAAGGGTCAGCAGGTAATTCATTTCAGAGAAGCATTTCACGGAAGAAGCGGTTACACGATGTCATTGACCAACACTGATGTAAATAAAGTTAAATATTTCCCGAAGTTCAACTGGCCAAGAATATCTAATCCAAAGGTAACTTTCCCAATAGAGGACCATCTTGACGAAATAATTAAGCTTGAAAATCAGGCAATACAGGAAATCAAATCAGCAATAAAAAATAATCCTGATGATATTGCCGTTCTTATAATTGAACCCATTCAATGTGAAGGAGGAGATAATTACTTTAGAAAAGAATTCTTACAGGAACTCAGGGACATCACTCTTGAGAATGATATTTTACTAATGTTCGATGAAGTACAGACTGGTTTTGGAATAACAGGAAAATTCTGGGCTCACGAACATTTTGTTCAGCCAGATATAATTGCTTTCGGTAAAAAATCCCAGCAATGCGGAATAATGGTTTCTGAAAGAATTGATGAAGTTGAAGATAATTGTTTTCAGCTTTCCGGTAGAATTAATTCTACCTGGGGAGGAAATCTTGTTGATATGGTTCGGTCTACACAAATACTTGAAGTTATGAAAGAGGAAAAGCTTGTTGATAATTCTGCAAATCGAGGCAGATATCTGTTGAACAGGCTATATGAAATTCAATCCGCTTTCCCGAATCTGATCAGTAATGCAAGAGGATTGGGATTACTTTGTGCATTTGACTTCCCTACTCCTGAACTTAGAAATAATTTCAGAGAAACTTGTGAGAAAGAAAAACTGCTTATTCTCGGCTGCGGAGTAAAGACGATAAGATTCAGACCGATGCTTAATATCACAGATGATGAACTCGAAGAGGGCTTGCAGATAATTGAGAAAGTTCTTAGAATTATGTCGTCCAATAAATAAAAATAGGATTAACTACTTGCACAGAGCGGCTCCAGGTTGGAGCCGTTCTTGTTTTAAACTATTTTTACAGCAATGACAGGCAAACTTTATATAGTAAGTACACCAATCGGTAATCTAAAGGATATTTCACTCCG
This region of bacterium genomic DNA includes:
- a CDS encoding adenylosuccinate lyase, which produces MISRYTLPEMGKIWEEEFKFSTWLKIEILACEARKEMGEVPEEDLKIIKEKAAFDVKKILEIEETTKHDVIAFLTNVAEYVGPASRHIHYGMTSSDILDTTLAYQMKSSGEIILDQMLQLKNTLKTRAIEHKNTICIGRSHGIHAEPTTMGLKFALWYEETKRNIKRLQNAIDTIRVGQISGAVGTFEHLSPKVEEFVCNKMGLKPASVSTQVIQRDRHAEFMNTLAVIGATLEKISIEIRHLQRTEVLEAEEYFSKGQKGSSAMPHKRNPVISERITGLARVLRANAIAALENVALWHERDISHSSVERIIIPDSCIALNYMLDLMIKLIKNLLIYHENMIRNLNLTRGLVYSQTVLLKLIDKGITRENAYRIVQSAAMDVWANKDKFLKDELLKSKEVMNYISEKELNDIFNPDKILKNVDYIFQRSIYSED
- a CDS encoding carboxy terminal-processing peptidase, translating into MNNKIIIAMKFFPIIILIIIAANFFLAESKKSDATEEQYSDTLRVVEPKNHFVLENQLVTTMLSRYHFKDFTIDDSLSSIIFDKYLKTLDNSKVYFYESDISTFEKDRYSFDDYILKGDIQPFFDIFNVYEERMLERMDYVDTVLAKGFNFTENDSAEINRENSSWASSNEEMNALWEGRVKNDALALHLAGRTDEEIKTNLKKRYDNFTRALYQYNSEDVFQIAMDAYTSSIDPHTNYLSPVTSENFKIDMSLSLEGIGARLMSEDGYTKVVEVIPGGPAFKSKEIEVDDRIIAVAQGDTGQFVDVIGWRITEVVKLIRGPKETRVRLQILRAKNGVDAKPEEISLVREKVKLEDQAAKKKIIEVENNGLAYRIGVITIPNFYTDFDGSRKGEQNSKSTVVDVKKLLEELNQEKVDGVVIDLRNNGGGALSEAIDVTGLFIENGPVVQVKNADGMIEVGEDIDPSLIYSGPLAVMVNRFSASASEIFAAAIQDYQRGIVVGEQTYGKGTVQNLINLNQVSRNASNKFGQLKLTIAKYYRINGGSTQNLGVVPDISFPSYIDPQEFGESSQTSALPWDQIDATDYTLFSSLDKYIPKLKEESENRRADDIEFQFLQEDIDKYNVNKNQKYISLNEEVRKKKKDAEEELEFQRENERRQKKGLKLLEKGEVPEKKDEDNDIFLTETAMILTDMIDLSNGLTQVR
- a CDS encoding aldehyde dehydrogenase family protein is translated as MEFLKNLGISKTNFGASTGQKWMQTKSEGELKIHSPVDGKYIASVYQGSEKDYEKIIKSMEEAFLFWREMPAPARGEIVRQIGLKLREYKEPLGKLVSYEMGKSLQEGLGEVQEMIDICDFAVGQSRQLYGFTMQSERPMHRMYDQYHPLGIVCTISAFNFPVAVYSWNAMLAAVCGDVNIWKPSSKVPLSAIATQNIIAKVLKENNLPEGIFTLIVGKGSTVGERILNDKRVAMVSVTGSTRVGKHAAEVVSARFGKTILELGGNNAIIITPDADLKIAIPAVVFGAVGTAGQRCTSTRRLIIHESIYNKVKDSLLKAYKSLNIGDPLNQKNHMGPLIDKNAVNDFTNALKRVKKEGGKVIFGGNVLSGKGYESGCYVSPAIVEAQNHYEIVQEETFAPILYIMKYKKDIDEAIALQNGVVQGLSSSIFTNNLKEAERFLSCAGSDCGIANVNIGTSGAEIGGAFGGEKETGGGRESGSDSWKAYMRRQTNTINFGSKLPLAQGIKFDI
- a CDS encoding Rrf2 family transcriptional regulator is translated as MSASTKLSTSVKALCYLEQVSPNPVSSAEIAEVIGINSSKLRRILSMLTKNGIVESNSGTTGGFRLKKSPSEIHLQEIYCAIEDRKAFHLDVRRESIKKNSLPEKLNSYFLDLFAEVQVDIEDKRKKITLQSIINKLNSN
- a CDS encoding L-lysine 6-transaminase, with translation MITETINPAERVREVISKYMLADGFHLVLDLKNSYRNKIVDERNGDEYIDFFTFFASNPLGMNHAKLNSMEVRDLLGYAAVNRPSNSDIYTTLMADFVDTFGKIAKPDYMKHLFFIDGGALAVENGLKAAFDWKVRKNFKKGYKEEKGQQVIHFREAFHGRSGYTMSLTNTDVNKVKYFPKFNWPRISNPKVTFPIEDHLDEIIKLENQAIQEIKSAIKNNPDDIAVLIIEPIQCEGGDNYFRKEFLQELRDITLENDILLMFDEVQTGFGITGKFWAHEHFVQPDIIAFGKKSQQCGIMVSERIDEVEDNCFQLSGRINSTWGGNLVDMVRSTQILEVMKEEKLVDNSANRGRYLLNRLYEIQSAFPNLISNARGLGLLCAFDFPTPELRNNFRETCEKEKLLILGCGVKTIRFRPMLNITDDELEEGLQIIEKVLRIMSSNK